The Meiothermus sp. region AGTGATCGCCCATACCCCAGTCCAGCACCATCTGCTTGGCCAGGCTGGTGGCCTGTTTGAAGTCGTTGGCCGCTCCGGTAGTGATGGTGCCCACAAACAGCTCCTCGGCCGCCCGGCCTGCTAGGGTCATGGCCAGGGTGTCCTCGAGGTGCTCCTTGCTCATCAGGATGCGCTCCTCAGGCCTGCTCCAGCGCACTCCCAGGGCCATACCCCTGGGCACAATCGAGACCTTCTCGGTCTTGTCCGCGTAGGGCAGCACCTCTCCCGCAATGGCGTGGCCCGCTTCGTGGTAGGCCACGGCCCGCTTTTCCTGCTCGCTCAGCTTGAGGGTACCCCGCTCCAAACCCAGCATAATTTTGTCGAGCGCGGCCTGGAAGTGTGCGTTGGCAATCTCGGCTGCGTTTTCGCGGGCTGCTTGCAGTGCTGCTTCATTCACCAAGTTTTTGAGGTCGGCGCCACTGAACTGCGGGGTAAGGCGGGCCAGGTTGTTTACGTCCACGTCGGGAGCAAACTTCTTGCCGCGCATGTGCACCTGTAAAATCTCTTTGCGCTCTTCCAGGGTAGGAAGCCCAATCACTACCTGGCGATCGAAGCGGCCCGGACGCAGCAGCGCCGGATCGAGAATATCCGGGCGGTTGGTCGCGGCGAGTACAATCACACTGGTGTCTTTCTCAAAGCCATCCATCTCCGAAAGGATCTGGTTGAGGGTTTGCTCCCGTTCGTCGTGGCCGCCGCCAATACCGGCCCCGCGCTTGCGCCCAATCGAGTCGAGCTCGTCAATAAAAATAATGGCCGGGGCGTTGCGGCGGGCCTCCTCAAACAGTGTACGCACCCGGCTGGCCCCCACCCCCACAAACATCTCCATAAACTCCGAGGCCGAAACCGAGAAGAAGGGCACCCCGGCCTCCCCAGCCACGGCGCGGGCCAGGAGGGTTTTGCCGGTGCCGGGCGGCCCTACCAGCAGCACGCCCTTGGGAATCTCGGCCCCGATGGCGATGTATTTTTGGGGGTTCTTGAGGAAGTCCACCACTTCCATCAGCTCGCGTTTGGCCTCGGTGTGACCGGCCACATCCTTGAAGGTGGTATTGACCCGCTTTTCCTTGCCATACTGCCGGGCCCGGCTCTGGCCAAACTGCATGACCTGCCCAGCGCCCCCTTGCGAACGCATGAAGAAAAACCACCAGAAGGCAATCAGCGCCGCTATGGGCAGCAGGGTGTACAGGAGGTTGGGCCAGATGCTGGGGGGGCGGTTTTCGATGATCACCCCATTCTGGCGGAGCAGGCGGGTGAACTCGGGGTCGCTATAGCCGGGGGGAAGGGCGACTACAGTAAAACGCTCCGTGGTTTCGGTAGCATTACCGACCCGAATGCGTTCGGGCGCTTTGAAGAAGCCACTGATGCGACCTTCTTGTAAGATCACCCGCTCGACCTTACCCTGCTCGACATAGGCGATGAAATCGCTATAGGGCAGGGCAGTACGGGTATTGCTACTGCCAAATAGGGTAAAGAGCCAATAGGCCAGGATAACGACAACAAGTAAGCTCCAGGGATTGATACGTGTAGGCAAACCAAGACCTCCGTTGGGTGCCCGCCCGGCGGGCAGTGCCTAATCCACCCATATAGCGGCGAACCAGCACACCTTGACTGAGTATATGGTACTCAATCCCGACTTGGGGAATGAGTCCTAGGGTGTAATACCGTATTACCTATACTAACACTCATTGCTTTCAGCTTCGCGCCTTATGATGTGGGTTAATGCAAGCGGTTCTCGAGGCCCTCCACCAAGGTGACTACGATACGGCGTTTGAAACCCTGGTACGCACGCTGGCGCTGGCGCAGGGGCAGGACGCTGCCGAGGCGGCCTTGCTGCTGGCCGAGGCTTATTCGCTGTATGGGGAAGGGGGTATCGAAGGGGCCAACCGGGCGCTGGAAGAGGGACTGAGCAGTGTCCCTACCCTCGAGTCCCACCCCCGTTACCGCTCGATTTTGGGTGAGATGCGGGCTTTGGAGGGGGCTCCGGAAGAAGATGTGCGGCAAATTTTGCCCCAGACCCACGACCCCCGTGCGCTCTACCATCAGGCCCAGGCCCTCATGTACCTGGGCCTGCCCGAAGAGGCGCTGGAAATTTTGAACCGGCCCCTCGAGCTGCCCGCTTTTTTGGCCTGGCGGGCCCATACCTTGCGGGGCAAGGCCCTGGAACGTCTGGGTCAAGCCGCCGAAGCGGCCGCCGCCTATAGGGAGGCCGCGCGGCTGGCCGTGGGGCTGGAGCACTACTGGAACCTGATAGATGCTGCGGCCATGTTTGTGGAGGCCGGAATGGGCCACGAGGCCCTGCAGGCCCTGCGGGAAGCAGAGCCCGAGGCCCCCGAGCTTGAAGACCCCGAGGACGCGGCTACCCGCTACTACCTCGAGGCCCGCAGCCAGCTTTTGCTAGGTAACCCTAGCCTGGCCCTGGAAGCCATTCAGCGGGCTTTGGAAAAAGAACGGGAGGGCGCCGAGCAGGCCCATGGCACCCCCCTGGTGCACGGGCAGGCTCTGATGCAACTAGGGCATCCCCAGGAAGCCATCGAGGCCTTCCGCGAGGCCGTGCGGCGGGCCGAAGACCCCGACAAAAGCTATGCCCTGCATGAACTGGCGGTAGCCTACCTGGAAGCGGGCCTGTTGGCCGAGGCCGAGTCTACCTTGCGCGAGGTCATGCGCGACCCCGAGTATGGCTACCAGGGTGAAGCCTATGGCGATCTGGCCGAGATTCTCTACCGCCTAGGGCGCTATGAAGAAGCCTCCCAGGCCGCCCAGGAAGCCATTCGGTTGGGTAGCTCGAGTGCCGGATATCTGATTCTGGGCAACCTAGCCTACGACCTGCTGCACCTGGAAGAAGCCCTCGAGCATTACACCAAAGCAGCCGAAGAAGCCCCCGAAGGCAGCCGCGACTGGGTTAC contains the following coding sequences:
- the ftsH gene encoding ATP-dependent zinc metalloprotease FtsH, encoding MPTRINPWSLLVVVILAYWLFTLFGSSNTRTALPYSDFIAYVEQGKVERVILQEGRISGFFKAPERIRVGNATETTERFTVVALPPGYSDPEFTRLLRQNGVIIENRPPSIWPNLLYTLLPIAALIAFWWFFFMRSQGGAGQVMQFGQSRARQYGKEKRVNTTFKDVAGHTEAKRELMEVVDFLKNPQKYIAIGAEIPKGVLLVGPPGTGKTLLARAVAGEAGVPFFSVSASEFMEMFVGVGASRVRTLFEEARRNAPAIIFIDELDSIGRKRGAGIGGGHDEREQTLNQILSEMDGFEKDTSVIVLAATNRPDILDPALLRPGRFDRQVVIGLPTLEERKEILQVHMRGKKFAPDVDVNNLARLTPQFSGADLKNLVNEAALQAARENAAEIANAHFQAALDKIMLGLERGTLKLSEQEKRAVAYHEAGHAIAGEVLPYADKTEKVSIVPRGMALGVRWSRPEERILMSKEHLEDTLAMTLAGRAAEELFVGTITTGAANDFKQATSLAKQMVLDWGMGDHFKNVAWGSNTGPIFLGEEIAKKQDHSEETSRLIDADIRAILDRAYEKAKQVLSSNTEAMHRLAEELLESEIVQGERVREIIAQTKRPEAVAPATPNPEI
- a CDS encoding tetratricopeptide repeat protein, translating into MQAVLEALHQGDYDTAFETLVRTLALAQGQDAAEAALLLAEAYSLYGEGGIEGANRALEEGLSSVPTLESHPRYRSILGEMRALEGAPEEDVRQILPQTHDPRALYHQAQALMYLGLPEEALEILNRPLELPAFLAWRAHTLRGKALERLGQAAEAAAAYREAARLAVGLEHYWNLIDAAAMFVEAGMGHEALQALREAEPEAPELEDPEDAATRYYLEARSQLLLGNPSLALEAIQRALEKEREGAEQAHGTPLVHGQALMQLGHPQEAIEAFREAVRRAEDPDKSYALHELAVAYLEAGLLAEAESTLREVMRDPEYGYQGEAYGDLAEILYRLGRYEEASQAAQEAIRLGSSSAGYLILGNLAYDLLHLEEALEHYTKAAEEAPEGSRDWVTAQQMVVDTLAQLGFRRPDEIVARSQAVLPYLHPADEWYQTLSNYQERARSLMGGNRTLN